The Pedobacter roseus genome contains a region encoding:
- a CDS encoding anti-sigma factor — MENLKAYIESGVLELYVLGDLSPEETLQVEEMASQNPEVRDEIAAIEQAMEQYAMQNAVEPSADVETRLFEKLGLSEVEENVNVQPKPIYAEEPRIIRLDGSDAKVRTLRYALVACIALLVVSTAALFITYNKLNAAHDQIASLNLDKQKFAGVVSKLEFENQGLDNMAAMADSKEWATIRMAGQAFSPTSKMKVYWNKKDKSVLINYVAMDLPKTDAEHEYQLWALVNGKPVSLGVFGKTDSTNNEALLKMQTIQEAQAFAVTLEPMGGSVNPTMDKLTVMGGV; from the coding sequence GTGGAAAATTTAAAAGCATATATCGAATCTGGAGTACTCGAACTGTACGTTTTAGGTGATTTATCACCTGAAGAAACGTTGCAGGTTGAGGAAATGGCATCTCAAAACCCTGAGGTAAGAGATGAAATAGCGGCCATTGAGCAAGCTATGGAGCAATATGCTATGCAAAATGCTGTAGAACCATCTGCAGATGTAGAAACAAGATTATTCGAAAAGTTGGGGTTAAGTGAGGTTGAGGAGAATGTGAATGTTCAACCCAAACCAATTTATGCTGAAGAACCAAGAATTATACGTTTGGATGGAAGTGATGCTAAAGTGAGAACTTTACGTTACGCCTTAGTTGCTTGTATAGCTTTATTGGTAGTAAGTACCGCGGCATTGTTTATTACTTATAATAAACTGAATGCTGCGCACGACCAGATTGCCAGTTTAAACCTGGATAAACAAAAATTTGCCGGTGTGGTAAGCAAACTGGAATTTGAGAACCAGGGATTAGATAATATGGCAGCCATGGCCGATAGCAAAGAATGGGCAACCATCAGAATGGCAGGACAGGCTTTTAGTCCAACTTCTAAAATGAAGGTGTACTGGAATAAAAAAGATAAAAGCGTGCTGATTAACTATGTGGCAATGGATTTACCAAAAACCGATGCCGAACATGAATATCAGTTATGGGCTTTGGTAAATGGAAAACCGGTAAGTTTAGGTGTTTTCGGAAAAACAGATTCGACTAATAACGAAGCCCTGTTGAAAATGCAAACCATTCAGGAAGCACAGGCATTTGCCGTAACCTTAGAGCCTATGGGCGGAAGTGTTAACCCAACCATGGACAAATTAACCGTAATGGGTGGTGTTTAA
- a CDS encoding peroxiredoxin family protein has protein sequence MNTALKYGVVIVTLLFGTPIFAQKNSNPKSEEDMLASFGKQGTFVLKGKAKNLKDKFFEFGMTTYLHNNESYFVDFNKDGSFEKSFPIINSQQLYLYLNDDAVTITVADGDTILLNWDEKNFEKSFTLKSNNAGRTTTLETEWEIYKNFRKPETELRDQFYKERETLSAKAKFDLLNNLYSKKVKFILSKDVDHANSSTSYLLSNNYFSYASWLRDAKLLDRFSLKVVEDSAFKLPMLEGKVNGKPSKSLKYGILDGSDNYKTSNERYLIELPEYRDFMFNYIRFASPVNRYVEEIRKSSPTNFSFKDYYMAKAALRSTFVEDWFITNCLMFGFDYYPFKDVEEVYNHYLPQAKTPYFKKVLAEKYDLAKNLKPGLQAPNFSLPDDKGKSVSLSDFKGKVVYIDFWGVGCGPCIYDIENYEAKLHEGYKDKDVVFINICVDSGEKAWKNAIKEYKLTGINLIAEGWTKNPVCKTYGVSGIPHYVIINKDGTMANNNAPRMYELSEATGKNELDTALIKN, from the coding sequence ATGAATACAGCGCTTAAATATGGGGTAGTTATAGTTACCCTACTTTTCGGTACACCGATTTTTGCCCAAAAAAACAGCAATCCAAAAAGCGAAGAAGATATGTTGGCCAGTTTTGGTAAACAGGGAACTTTCGTATTAAAAGGTAAAGCGAAAAATTTAAAAGATAAATTCTTTGAATTTGGCATGACCACCTATTTGCACAATAATGAAAGTTATTTTGTAGATTTTAACAAGGATGGATCATTTGAAAAATCTTTTCCAATTATCAATAGTCAGCAGTTGTATCTTTATTTAAATGATGATGCGGTAACCATTACTGTTGCCGACGGCGACACCATTTTGTTGAACTGGGATGAAAAGAATTTTGAGAAATCATTTACTTTAAAATCAAATAATGCAGGCAGAACAACAACTTTGGAAACGGAGTGGGAAATCTATAAAAACTTTAGAAAGCCTGAAACAGAGCTAAGAGATCAGTTTTATAAAGAACGTGAAACTTTGTCTGCGAAGGCAAAATTTGATCTGCTGAATAATCTATACAGTAAAAAAGTAAAGTTCATTTTGTCTAAAGATGTTGACCATGCCAATTCATCTACATCATATTTGCTTTCTAACAACTATTTTTCTTATGCATCCTGGCTTAGAGATGCTAAATTATTGGATCGCTTTTCCCTCAAGGTAGTAGAAGATAGTGCTTTTAAACTGCCAATGCTTGAAGGAAAAGTAAACGGTAAGCCTTCAAAATCTTTAAAATATGGTATTCTGGATGGTAGCGATAATTATAAAACTTCTAATGAAAGGTATCTAATAGAACTGCCAGAGTACAGGGACTTTATGTTCAATTATATCCGGTTTGCCTCTCCAGTTAACAGGTACGTGGAAGAAATCCGAAAAAGCAGCCCGACTAATTTTAGTTTTAAAGATTATTATATGGCCAAAGCAGCTTTGCGATCGACGTTTGTGGAAGACTGGTTTATCACCAACTGTCTTATGTTTGGTTTCGACTACTATCCATTTAAAGATGTTGAGGAAGTATACAATCATTATTTACCCCAGGCAAAAACGCCCTATTTTAAAAAAGTCCTGGCAGAAAAATACGATTTGGCCAAAAACTTAAAACCGGGTTTACAGGCACCTAATTTCTCATTGCCTGATGATAAAGGAAAAAGCGTTTCGCTGAGCGATTTTAAAGGTAAAGTGGTATATATCGATTTTTGGGGAGTAGGTTGTGGTCCTTGTATTTATGATATTGAGAACTATGAAGCAAAACTGCATGAGGGTTATAAGGATAAGGATGTTGTTTTTATTAATATTTGTGTGGATAGCGGAGAAAAAGCATGGAAAAATGCGATAAAAGAATACAAATTAACAGGTATAAACTTAATTGCCGAAGGCTGGACCAAAAACCCGGTTTGTAAAACCTATGGAGTTAGCGGGATCCCTCATTACGTAATTATTAATAAAGATGGCACTATGGCCAATAATAATGCACCACGCATGTATGAACTATCAGAAGCAACCGGGAAAAATGAACTTGATACGGCGCTTATAAAAAACTAA
- a CDS encoding RNA polymerase sigma factor, with the protein MTALKKLTLTEPELVQALQSKDPAVLKTLYSMYSSALYGVISRIITHTELAEDVLQETFVKIWQSAAHYDHTKGRLFTWMMNIARNLSIDKLRSKDFKNSLKNQDIENNVSFVDEQNKVTFNPDVLGVKQLVENLKPDLQAVLDLVYYKGFTHVEAAEKLDLPLGTVKTRIRLAIIELRRNFN; encoded by the coding sequence GTGACTGCATTAAAAAAATTAACCCTAACCGAGCCTGAACTTGTTCAAGCACTGCAATCGAAAGATCCTGCGGTACTAAAAACACTGTACAGCATGTATTCGTCAGCGCTTTACGGCGTTATTTCACGCATTATTACTCACACAGAGCTTGCAGAAGATGTTTTACAAGAAACTTTTGTAAAAATCTGGCAGTCTGCAGCACACTATGATCATACAAAAGGACGTTTGTTTACGTGGATGATGAATATTGCCCGCAATTTATCGATCGATAAACTACGTTCTAAAGATTTTAAGAATTCACTCAAAAACCAAGATATAGAAAATAACGTAAGTTTCGTTGATGAACAAAACAAGGTTACGTTTAATCCTGATGTTCTTGGTGTTAAGCAACTTGTAGAAAACCTTAAACCGGATTTACAAGCAGTTCTTGATTTAGTTTATTACAAGGGTTTCACGCATGTGGAAGCCGCAGAAAAGTTAGATCTGCCATTAGGTACGGTGAAAACCCGGATCCGGTTGGCTATTATTGAATTGAGAAGGAATTTTAATTGA
- the cysS gene encoding cysteine--tRNA ligase yields the protein MDIGLQLYNTLSRKKELFQPLNAPNVGMYVCGPTVYSDVHLGNCRTFISFDLIFRYLKYAGYKVRYVRNITDAGHLEGDRDEGDDKFAKRAKLEQLEPMEIVQKYTLGFHDVLRMFNTQPPSIEPTATGHIIEQIEMIKVIIANGYGYEVDGNVYFDVEKYSKEYNYTILTNRNLEDMLNNTRELGGQDEKRGRLDFALWIKAKPETLMQWQSPWGMGFPGWHIECSAMSAKYLGAEFDIHGGGMDLAATHHTNEIAQSEACSHKQPARYWMHTNMLTVNGTRMSKSAGNGFLPLELFTGDHPLLKKGYSPMTVKFFMLQAHYRSTLDFSNDALDASEKGFRRLMSAIGLLDKLSVSEQNDFDIDALKEKCINAMNDDFNSPILVAELFEAVRIINTVYDGKGKISAEALEKLKQLINDFVFDILGLKDEDAGGNDLNGVLDMVINLRTEAKANKDYATSDRIRIGLQELGIQLKDGKEGTTWSKA from the coding sequence ATGGATATTGGCTTACAGCTTTACAATACGCTTTCACGCAAAAAAGAACTTTTTCAACCCTTAAATGCACCCAACGTTGGGATGTATGTTTGCGGCCCTACTGTTTATAGCGATGTGCACCTGGGTAATTGTCGCACATTTATTTCTTTTGATTTAATTTTCAGGTACCTTAAATATGCTGGTTATAAGGTACGGTATGTGCGTAATATTACGGATGCAGGCCATTTGGAAGGCGATAGAGATGAAGGCGATGATAAATTTGCAAAACGTGCAAAGTTAGAGCAACTGGAACCCATGGAAATTGTGCAGAAATATACTTTGGGTTTTCATGATGTATTGCGCATGTTTAATACCCAGCCGCCTAGTATCGAGCCTACCGCAACGGGCCATATTATTGAGCAAATTGAAATGATTAAGGTGATTATTGCCAATGGTTATGGTTATGAAGTAGATGGCAACGTATATTTTGATGTAGAAAAATATAGTAAGGAATATAATTATACGATTTTAACCAACCGCAACCTGGAAGACATGCTGAACAATACCCGCGAACTGGGTGGACAGGATGAGAAACGCGGAAGGTTGGATTTTGCACTTTGGATAAAAGCAAAGCCTGAAACACTGATGCAATGGCAATCGCCATGGGGTATGGGTTTTCCGGGCTGGCATATCGAATGTTCAGCCATGAGCGCCAAATATCTGGGTGCAGAGTTTGATATCCATGGGGGTGGAATGGATTTAGCGGCCACGCACCATACCAACGAAATTGCACAATCGGAAGCTTGCAGCCATAAACAGCCTGCGCGCTACTGGATGCATACCAATATGCTTACAGTAAATGGCACACGCATGTCTAAATCGGCCGGAAATGGTTTTCTTCCTCTGGAGTTGTTTACCGGAGATCACCCCTTGCTGAAGAAAGGTTATAGCCCGATGACGGTGAAGTTTTTCATGTTGCAGGCACATTACCGCAGTACTTTGGATTTCTCTAACGATGCCTTGGATGCTTCGGAAAAAGGATTCCGTCGTTTAATGTCGGCAATTGGTTTATTGGATAAATTATCGGTTTCTGAACAGAACGATTTCGATATTGATGCATTGAAAGAAAAATGCATTAATGCGATGAATGACGATTTTAACAGTCCGATTTTAGTTGCTGAGTTATTTGAAGCCGTTCGCATTATTAATACTGTTTATGATGGTAAAGGGAAAATCTCAGCAGAAGCCTTAGAAAAACTAAAACAACTGATCAACGATTTCGTATTCGATATTTTAGGTCTGAAAGATGAAGATGCCGGAGGAAATGACTTAAATGGCGTTTTAGATATGGTGATTAACTTAAGGACTGAAGCAAAAGCCAATAAAGATTATGCAACCTCAGACCGTATCCGTATCGGATTGCAGGAGTTGGGTATTCAGCTTAAAGACGGAAAAGAGGGAACAACCTGGAGCAAGGCTTAA
- a CDS encoding aspartate/glutamate racemase family protein, translating into MRKIGLVGGISWVSTIDYYRFINEGVNERLGGLNFAECIIYSLNFADIQDQTWEGSFDLLLHACQSLRRSGVEAIVLCANTAHLFADQLQEEIGLPIIHIGTETAKAINATGIKKVGLLGTVFTMEKDFYIKKLEDHGLNVLVPAQKETRDYIQFTLKEELGRGVILEETRAQYLKIINDLIADGAEGIILGCTEIPMLINQDDFEIPVFDTTKIHCQAIVDYILSLKRRISI; encoded by the coding sequence ATGAGAAAAATTGGTTTAGTAGGAGGCATTAGCTGGGTATCGACAATAGATTATTACCGTTTTATAAATGAGGGCGTAAATGAGCGGTTGGGTGGATTAAATTTCGCTGAATGTATTATTTACTCCCTTAATTTTGCCGATATTCAGGATCAAACCTGGGAAGGCTCGTTTGATCTTTTGCTTCATGCCTGCCAAAGTTTAAGGCGGAGTGGTGTAGAAGCCATCGTGCTCTGCGCCAATACTGCTCATCTTTTTGCTGATCAGCTTCAGGAGGAAATTGGTCTGCCGATCATCCACATCGGTACCGAAACGGCTAAAGCCATAAATGCCACCGGAATTAAAAAGGTAGGACTATTGGGTACCGTATTTACCATGGAGAAAGATTTTTACATCAAAAAACTCGAAGACCATGGATTAAACGTTTTGGTGCCAGCCCAAAAAGAAACCCGCGATTATATACAGTTTACGCTTAAAGAAGAACTGGGTAGGGGAGTGATACTGGAAGAAACCAGGGCGCAGTACCTCAAAATAATTAATGACCTGATTGCAGATGGAGCGGAAGGCATTATTTTGGGATGTACAGAAATCCCAATGCTCATCAATCAGGATGATTTTGAAATCCCGGTATTTGATACCACTAAAATTCATTGCCAGGCTATTGTAGATTATATTCTATCCTTAAAGAGGAGAATATCAATTTAA
- a CDS encoding AIM24 family protein: protein MAQKEYTLNELIKESAENPAENDFFELEKPAMLEVNLKSQKILAKAGSMVAYIGNIDFKREGLLSKGLGGLLKKAISGEGTSLMHATGTGKLYLADEGKKVKIIKLQNESVFVNGNDVLALEENIKNEIKMLKSIAGMMSGGLFQVKLSGSGYIAITTHGEPILLRVSANQPVYTDPNATVAWSENLSPNIKTNLTFGSFIGRGSGESFQLEFFGEGWVLVQPYEEVKYAAKS, encoded by the coding sequence ATGGCGCAAAAAGAGTACACGCTGAACGAACTTATTAAGGAATCAGCAGAAAACCCGGCAGAAAACGATTTTTTTGAACTGGAAAAACCAGCCATGCTCGAAGTTAACCTGAAAAGCCAAAAGATTTTGGCAAAGGCAGGTTCGATGGTGGCATACATTGGCAATATCGATTTTAAACGAGAAGGTTTATTAAGCAAAGGTTTGGGCGGTTTATTAAAAAAAGCCATCTCTGGCGAAGGCACCTCGCTCATGCATGCTACCGGAACAGGTAAGCTGTATCTGGCCGACGAAGGCAAGAAGGTTAAAATCATTAAACTTCAAAACGAATCGGTTTTTGTAAACGGAAATGATGTACTCGCTTTGGAAGAGAACATCAAAAACGAAATTAAAATGTTGAAAAGCATTGCCGGGATGATGAGTGGTGGTTTATTTCAGGTAAAACTATCGGGCAGTGGTTATATTGCCATTACCACCCACGGCGAACCGATCTTATTGAGGGTTTCGGCCAACCAACCTGTATATACAGATCCTAATGCTACCGTAGCCTGGTCTGAAAACCTAAGCCCAAACATCAAAACCAATTTAACTTTTGGCTCTTTTATTGGTAGGGGAAGTGGTGAATCTTTTCAACTGGAGTTTTTTGGTGAAGGTTGGGTACTGGTACAGCCTTATGAAGAGGTGAAATACGCAGCCAAATCTTAA
- the lipA gene encoding lipoyl synthase — MIDLPVVPAVTEVKRKPDWLRVKLPVGKEYAQVRSLVDTHKLHTICESGNCPNMGECWGAGTATFMILGNICTRSCSFCAVATGRPLAVDVDEPNRIADSVRLMGVKHCVITSVDRDDLKDGGSIIWAETLQAIRRESPITTLETLIPDFKGQWDNLYRVLEERPEVVSHNMETVKRLTRQVRIQAKYDRSLEALKRISEFGLRTKTGIMLGLGETEEDIFEAMDDLVANGVHILTLGQYLQPTRNHHPVVDWIHPDTFAMYKEAGLAKGLKYVESGPLVRSSYHAEKHLFPIEGIA, encoded by the coding sequence ATGATTGATTTACCGGTAGTACCTGCTGTAACTGAAGTTAAACGCAAACCTGATTGGTTACGCGTAAAATTGCCCGTTGGTAAAGAATATGCACAAGTTCGCAGTTTAGTAGACACGCACAAGCTGCATACTATCTGCGAAAGCGGTAATTGCCCTAATATGGGTGAGTGCTGGGGTGCAGGTACGGCAACTTTCATGATTTTAGGTAACATCTGTACCCGGAGCTGCTCTTTCTGTGCAGTTGCAACCGGCAGGCCCTTGGCTGTTGATGTTGACGAACCTAACCGTATTGCCGATTCCGTAAGGTTAATGGGCGTTAAACATTGCGTAATTACTTCGGTAGACCGTGATGATTTAAAAGATGGCGGTTCAATTATCTGGGCTGAAACCTTACAGGCCATCCGTAGAGAAAGTCCGATCACTACCTTAGAAACTTTAATCCCCGATTTTAAAGGTCAGTGGGATAATTTATACCGCGTTTTAGAAGAACGCCCGGAAGTGGTTTCGCACAATATGGAAACCGTTAAGCGTTTAACCAGACAGGTACGTATCCAGGCTAAGTACGACAGAAGTTTAGAAGCTTTAAAAAGAATTTCGGAATTTGGTTTAAGAACTAAAACAGGCATTATGCTTGGTTTGGGCGAAACTGAAGAAGATATTTTCGAAGCCATGGACGATTTAGTAGCTAATGGCGTTCACATCCTAACCTTAGGACAATATTTACAACCAACCCGTAATCACCATCCTGTGGTTGATTGGATCCACCCTGATACTTTTGCCATGTACAAAGAAGCTGGTTTGGCAAAAGGCCTAAAATATGTAGAAAGTGGCCCGCTGGTACGCTCATCTTATCACGCAGAAAAACACCTTTTCCCTATTGAGGGAATAGCATAA
- a CDS encoding GNAT family N-acetyltransferase: MVEIRAITEKDAESVAGLSTQLGYESNIEQTLFRIRQINNSMENCAYVAIFENTVVGWIHGFYTLRVESDAFVEIGGLVVDAAYRNLKIGKQLIDCVKLWAKQHQVKKLKVRCNTKRTESHQFYARVGFKENKRQIAFEMDLD; the protein is encoded by the coding sequence ATGGTCGAAATTAGAGCGATAACCGAAAAAGATGCAGAGAGTGTAGCCGGGCTATCCACACAATTGGGTTACGAAAGCAATATCGAGCAAACACTGTTCAGGATCAGGCAGATTAACAACAGCATGGAAAACTGCGCTTATGTTGCCATATTTGAAAACACGGTGGTGGGCTGGATCCATGGTTTTTATACTTTAAGGGTAGAATCAGATGCTTTTGTAGAAATTGGTGGATTAGTTGTCGATGCTGCTTACCGCAACCTAAAAATCGGGAAACAGTTAATTGATTGTGTAAAACTTTGGGCAAAACAGCATCAGGTGAAAAAACTAAAAGTGAGGTGCAACACCAAACGCACCGAAAGTCATCAATTTTACGCGCGGGTTGGTTTTAAAGAGAATAAACGGCAGATTGCTTTTGAAATGGATCTGGATTAA